The Azospirillum sp. TSH100 region TCGCTGCCGGTCCTGGTGATGCTGGGTGGTCTCGGCATCTTCCACATGAAGGCGCATCGCGCCGCCCTGCTGGGTCTGGCGACCGCGCTGGCGGTGGCCGTCGCCGTGTTCGGCATGCCGATGGCGATGGCGGGAAAGACCGCGCTGCTGGGTGCGGCTTACGGCCTGCTGCCGATCGGCTGGATCGTCATCAACATCATCTTCCTCTATCACCTGACCGAGCAGCGCGGGCAGTTCAAGATCCTGCAGGAAAGCATCACCGGCATCACCAACGACCGAAGGCTCCAGCTCCTGCTGATCGCCTTCTGCTTCGGCGCCTTCTTCGAGGGGGCCGCCGGCTTCGGTACGCCGGTCGCCGTGACCGGCGCCATGCTGATCGGTCTGGGATTCACCCCGCTGGCCGCCTCGGGCCTGTCGCTGATCGCCAACACCGCCCCGGTCGCCTATGGCGCGCTGGGCACCCCGGTGCTGGCGCTGGCGGCGGTCACCGGCCTGCCGCTGCTGGACCTGTCGGCGATGATCGGCCGTCAGCTGCCCTTCTTCTCGGTGCTGGTGCCCTTCTGGCTGATCGTCGCCTTCGCCGGCTGGCGCGGCATGATCCAGATCTGGCCGGCCATCCTGGTCGCCGGCGTGTCCTTCGCCGTGCCGCAGTATTTCGTGTCGAACTACCACGGCCCCTGGCTGGTCGACGTCGCCGCCGCCATCGTCTCGCTGGTCTCGGTCACCCTGTTCCTGAAGGTCTGGCACCCGAAGGCGATCTGGCACACCTCTGGCGGGGCCTCTGCCCTGACCCAGGGTGTCGGCGCCGCCGTGGTCCAGGGCGAGGCGCGCCGCAACCACGGCTACAGCGCCGCGGAGGTCCGCCGCGCCTGGATGCCCTGGGCGATCCTCAGCGTCCTCGTCTTCCTGTGGGGCATCCCAGAGGTCAAGACCTTCCTCGACGGCGTATCGATCTTCAAGTTCCCGATCGACGGCCTGCACAACATGGTGATGCGCGTTCCGCCGGTGGTGCCTAAGGCCCACCCGGAGGCCGCCGTCTACACGCTGAACTGGCTGTCGGCCACCGGCACCGGCATCTTCATCGCCGCCGTCATCTCCGGCTTCCTGATGGGCTATTCGCCGGTGGCGATGGTGAAGACCTATGGCCGCACCCTCTACGCCATCCGCAACTCGCTGCTGACCATCTCGGCGATGCTGGCGCTGGGCTACACCACCCGCTACTCGGGCCTGGACACCACCCTGGGCCTCGCCTTCGCCAACTCCGGCTTCCTCTACCCGTTCTTCGGCACCTTCCTGGGCTGGCTGGGCGTGGCGCTGACCGGGTCGGACACGGCATCCAACGTGCTGTTCGGCAGCCTGCAGAAGGTGTCGTCGGAACAGCTCGGCCTACCGCCGACGCTGATGGCCGCCGCCAACAGCTCGGGCGGCGTGATGGGCAAGATGATCGACGCCCAGAGCATCGTCGTCGCCGCCGTCGCCACCAAGTGGCATGGGCATGAGGGCAAGATCCTGCGCTTCGTCATCTGGCACTCGCTGGCGCTGACCGCGCTGGTCGGCCTGCTGGTGATGGCCCAGGCCTATCTCTGGCCCTTCACCATGATGGTGATCGGCCGTTAACCGGCCGATCACTTCAACCTCACTACCTCCTCCCCCCAGCAGGAGACGCCGCCAATGCTGCCCGCCCCTTACGACCGCGTGCTGGCCGAGCTTCAGTCCGTCATCCCGCAGGCAAGGCTGGTCACCGACCCGCTGCGCACGCTGGCCTATGGTACGGATGCCAGCTTCTACCGGCTGATCCCGAAGATCGTGGCGCTGGTGGAGACGGAGGAGGAGGTGGTGCGGCTGCTGCGCATCACACGCGGCCACAAGGTTCCGGTAACCTTCCGCGCCGCCGGCACCAGCCTGTCGGGGCAAGCGGTCAGCGACAGCGTGCTGGTGGTGCTGGGCGACGGCTGGCGGAGCTGCACAATCGGTCCGGCGGCTGCCACCGTCACCCTGCAACCCGGCGTGATCGGGGCGGAGGCGAACCGCCGCCTCGCCCCGCTGGGGCGCAAGATCGGTCCCGATCCGGCCTCCATCGCCACCGCGAAGATCGGCGGCATCGCCGCCAACAACGCCAGCGGCATGTGCTGCGGCACCGCGCAGAACAGCTACCGCACGCTGGAATCGATGCGGCTGGTTCTGACCGACGGCACGGCGCTGGACACCGCCGACCCGGACAGCCGCAGCCGCTTCCGCGACAGCCATGGCCCCCTGCTCGACCGGCTGGCGGCGCTTGGCGCCCGTACCCGCGCCGACGGGGCGCTGGCCGGCCGCATCCGCGACAAGTTCCGCATCAAGAACACCACCGGCTACAGCCTGAACGCCCTGGTGGATTACGAGGACCCGGTCGACATCCTTCAACACCTGATGATCGGGTCGGAAGGCACGCTGGGCTTCATCTCCGCCATCACGCTGCGCACCGTGCCGGAGCATCCGCACAAGGCCAGCGCGCTGCTGTTCTTCCCCGACATCGCCGAGGCCTGCCGCGCGGTGGCCCTGCTGAAGGCCGCCCCGGTCGACGCCGCCGAACTGATGGACCGCGCCTCGCTCCGCTCCATCCAGGACAAGCCGGGCATGCCGCCACAGATCCGCGGCTTCGGTCCCGAGGTGGCGGCGGTGCTGGTGGAGACCCGTGCCGAGAGTGCCGCCGCGCTCGACGCCAACGTGGTGCAGATCGCCGCGGTGCTGGCCGGCTGCGCCACCATCGGCGATACCCGCTTCACCACCGACGCCAAGGCCTGCGAAGGCTTCTGGAAGATCCGCAAGGGCCTGTTCCCGGCGGTCGGGGCCATCCGCCAGACCGGCACCACCGTCATCATCGAAGATGTCGCCTTCCCTCTGCCCCGGCTGGCCGAAGCGACGCGCGAGTTGCAGGCGCTGTTCGTCCGCCACGGCTATCACGAGGCGATCATCTTCGGCCACGCGCTGGAAGGGAACCTGCACTTCGTCTTCACCCAGGCCTTCGACAGCCAGGAGGAGATCGACCGCTACCGCCGCTTCATGGACGATGTCGCGGAGCTGGTGGTCACCCGCTACGACGGCTCCCTTAAGGCGGAGCACGGCACCGGCCGCAACATGGCCCCCTTCGTCGAGATGGAATGGGGTCCGCAGGCCTATGGCCTGATGAAGGAGATCAAGGATCTCTTCGATCCCGACGGCCTGCTGAACCCCGGCGTCATCCTGAACGGCGACCCGCAGGCCCATCTGAAGAACCTGAAGCCGTTGCCGCCCGCCGACCCGCTGGTCGACACCTGCATCGAGTGCGGATTCTGCGAGCCGACCTGCCCGTCCCACCGCTTCACCCTGTCGCCGCGCCAGCGCATCGTCGGCCGACGCGAAATGGCACGGCTGAATGCTGCCGGTGACGATGCCCCTCGTCTGGCCGAGATCGCCGCCGCCTATGAATACCAGGGTATCGACACCTGCGCTGCCTGCGGCCTGTGCGCCACCGCCTGCCCGGTGGGGATCGAGACCGGACTGCTGATCAAGTCCATGCGCGGCGAGCGGCGCGGCGCGATGGCTCGCAAAGCCGGGGCGCTGGTCGCCGACCATATGGAGGGAACGCTGGGCCTCGCCCGCACCGGCCTGCGGCTAGCCGACCTCGCCCGCCGCACGGTGGGGCATGGCACCACCCAGGCGGCAGCGCGCCTGCTGACCGGCGGCAACCTGCCCTCGCTTCCGCGCAATCTGCCGACTGCGGCGACCTTCTCGCCGCACCCGGACACCACTGCCGCCGACGATGTGCCGACTGTGGTTTACGCCCCCAGCTGCGTCAGCCGGACCATGGGGCCCGCCGCCAGCGATCCTCAGCAGCGCCCGCTGCCCGAGGTCGTCGAATCGGTGATGCACAAGGCCGGCTTCCGCATCCTCTATCCGGAGGCGGCGGACGGCCAGTGCTGCGGCATGCCGCTGGAGAGCAAGGGGTTGATCGAGGCGGCGGATGCCAAGGCCGACGCCATGCTGGCCGCACTGTCCAAGGCAAGCCGCGGCGGCCGCTATCCGGTGGTGATGGACACCAGCCCCTGTGCCCTGCGCCTGAAGAAGCGCCTGACGGACGCCGGCCTGCGCATCCTCGACGTGGCGGAGTTCCTCAGCGAGTTCGCCCTGCCCCGCCTCGACATCGCGAAGGCGGCGGAGCCGGTGATGCTGCACCTGACATGCTCCACCCGCCGGATGGGGCTGGACGGCGCCCTGACCGCGGTGGCGAAGGCCTGCGCCGAGACGGTGGTGGTCCCGCCGGACGTCGGCTGCTGCGGATTTGCCGGCGACAAGGGCTTCACCACGCCCGAACTCAACGCCCACGCCCTGCGCCACCTGCCGGCCGCGGTGCCGGAGGGCTGCGCGTCGGGCTACTCCACCAGCCGCACCTGCGAGATCGGGCTGTCCGACAAGGCGGGCGTGCCCTACCGCTCCATCGTCTATCTGGTCGACGCCTGCGCGACTGCGAAGGTGGAGGAGAGGGTACGGGTGGCGGAACCCGCCTTCTGAACGACGCCCGCCCATAAGAATGCCCGTGAGGAAGCGCCCAATGTCCGCCATTCCCAAACCGACCCGCGTCTATTACTTCGGCACCTGCCTGGTCGACCTGTTCTTCCCCGACGCCGGCATGGCGGGGATCGAGCTGTTGCAGTCGCAGGGCCTGACC contains the following coding sequences:
- a CDS encoding L-lactate permease; the protein is MSWSQVYDPMNNIWLSTLFASLPVLVMLGGLGIFHMKAHRAALLGLATALAVAVAVFGMPMAMAGKTALLGAAYGLLPIGWIVINIIFLYHLTEQRGQFKILQESITGITNDRRLQLLLIAFCFGAFFEGAAGFGTPVAVTGAMLIGLGFTPLAASGLSLIANTAPVAYGALGTPVLALAAVTGLPLLDLSAMIGRQLPFFSVLVPFWLIVAFAGWRGMIQIWPAILVAGVSFAVPQYFVSNYHGPWLVDVAAAIVSLVSVTLFLKVWHPKAIWHTSGGASALTQGVGAAVVQGEARRNHGYSAAEVRRAWMPWAILSVLVFLWGIPEVKTFLDGVSIFKFPIDGLHNMVMRVPPVVPKAHPEAAVYTLNWLSATGTGIFIAAVISGFLMGYSPVAMVKTYGRTLYAIRNSLLTISAMLALGYTTRYSGLDTTLGLAFANSGFLYPFFGTFLGWLGVALTGSDTASNVLFGSLQKVSSEQLGLPPTLMAAANSSGGVMGKMIDAQSIVVAAVATKWHGHEGKILRFVIWHSLALTALVGLLVMAQAYLWPFTMMVIGR
- a CDS encoding FAD-binding and (Fe-S)-binding domain-containing protein codes for the protein MLPAPYDRVLAELQSVIPQARLVTDPLRTLAYGTDASFYRLIPKIVALVETEEEVVRLLRITRGHKVPVTFRAAGTSLSGQAVSDSVLVVLGDGWRSCTIGPAAATVTLQPGVIGAEANRRLAPLGRKIGPDPASIATAKIGGIAANNASGMCCGTAQNSYRTLESMRLVLTDGTALDTADPDSRSRFRDSHGPLLDRLAALGARTRADGALAGRIRDKFRIKNTTGYSLNALVDYEDPVDILQHLMIGSEGTLGFISAITLRTVPEHPHKASALLFFPDIAEACRAVALLKAAPVDAAELMDRASLRSIQDKPGMPPQIRGFGPEVAAVLVETRAESAAALDANVVQIAAVLAGCATIGDTRFTTDAKACEGFWKIRKGLFPAVGAIRQTGTTVIIEDVAFPLPRLAEATRELQALFVRHGYHEAIIFGHALEGNLHFVFTQAFDSQEEIDRYRRFMDDVAELVVTRYDGSLKAEHGTGRNMAPFVEMEWGPQAYGLMKEIKDLFDPDGLLNPGVILNGDPQAHLKNLKPLPPADPLVDTCIECGFCEPTCPSHRFTLSPRQRIVGRREMARLNAAGDDAPRLAEIAAAYEYQGIDTCAACGLCATACPVGIETGLLIKSMRGERRGAMARKAGALVADHMEGTLGLARTGLRLADLARRTVGHGTTQAAARLLTGGNLPSLPRNLPTAATFSPHPDTTAADDVPTVVYAPSCVSRTMGPAASDPQQRPLPEVVESVMHKAGFRILYPEAADGQCCGMPLESKGLIEAADAKADAMLAALSKASRGGRYPVVMDTSPCALRLKKRLTDAGLRILDVAEFLSEFALPRLDIAKAAEPVMLHLTCSTRRMGLDGALTAVAKACAETVVVPPDVGCCGFAGDKGFTTPELNAHALRHLPAAVPEGCASGYSTSRTCEIGLSDKAGVPYRSIVYLVDACATAKVEERVRVAEPAF